The following proteins are encoded in a genomic region of Neomonachus schauinslandi chromosome 7, ASM220157v2, whole genome shotgun sequence:
- the LOC110581188 gene encoding protein FAM71C-like: protein MESPDDSIQSCRILPMFSSSVGKLQQLLGKGEYLLLKDVPVFESDFIQINRRGEVIDVHSAVQMVTVGIAYTSRHLTMPDAMLLAQPAVSCAVRARNDQDTQRKDLRSTERLELTRLLPLKFVKLSIYNHEKKQFHLKLATGRSFYLQLCLPSDARQDLFACWEDLVYLLRPPVEAYSGTQDQPAGDMVSIPGLEAEHRKSPAVSLCIDSWRWGQGDLEEQLRLFQAAL, encoded by the exons ATGGAGTCACCAGACGACAGCATTCAGAGCTGCCGCATTCTTCCCATGTTCAGCAGCTCTGTGGGAAAGCTGCAGCAGCTCCTGGGCAAGGGGGAGTACCTGCTGCTGAAGGACGTGCCCGTGTTTGAGAGCGACTTTATCCAG ATCAACAGAAGAGGAGAAGTGATTGATGTGCACAGCGCTGTGCAGATGGTGACGGTGGGCATTGCGTATACCAGCCGCCACCTCACAATGCCCGATGCCATGCTGCTGGCACAGCCGGCTGTGAGCTGTGCAGTCAGGGCCAGAAATGACCAAGATACCCAGAGAAAGGACCTCAGGTCGACAGAGAGATTGGAGCTGACCAG GCTGCTTCCTTTGAAGTTTGTCAAGTTATCCATctataatcatgagaaaaaacagTTCCACTTGAAGCTTGCCACTGGCCGCTCTTTTTACCTACAACTGTGCCTTCCTTCAGATGCGAGACAAGATCTGTTTGCATGCTGGGAAGACTTAGTGTACCTGCTGAGACCGCCAGTGGAGGCTTACAGTGGGACCCAGGACCAACCTGCTGGTGACATGGTCTCCATACCTGGGTTGGAGGCAGAGCACAGGAAGAGCCCAGCAGTAAGCCTTTGCATAGACTCTTGGAGATGGGGCCAGGGTGATTTGGAAGAGCAGCTGAGGCTTTTCCAGGCTGCTCTCTGA